The Kitasatospora sp. NBC_00374 genome has a segment encoding these proteins:
- a CDS encoding acyl carrier protein, whose translation MSDTAIDTSAEAIADWLTGRVAYYLDRPADELRPDVKLVEYGLDSVYGMSIITEIEDRYDLELESTLAWDHPTIGAITAYLHGLVGQR comes from the coding sequence ATGTCCGACACCGCCATCGACACCTCCGCCGAGGCCATCGCCGACTGGCTCACCGGCCGCGTCGCCTACTACCTCGACCGGCCCGCGGACGAGCTCCGGCCCGACGTCAAGCTGGTCGAGTACGGCCTCGACTCGGTCTACGGGATGAGCATCATCACCGAGATCGAGGACCGCTACGACCTGGAGCTGGAATCCACCCTCGCCTGGGACCACCCGACCATCGGCGCCATCACCGCGTACCTGCACGGCCTGGTGGGGCAGCGTTGA
- a CDS encoding acyl-CoA dehydrogenase family protein encodes MKYLPHELIADFDRRLGDPHDPLQVFSFARCADLDEREEFPTEICRTLDERGLARHYVPTGHGGLLHSYEELAALLRTVARRDLTVAIAHVSTFLGAASVWLAGDPEQADRLAAEIHDGSVVSLALTEQQHGSDLLANELATAEGESWYRINGEKWLIGNASRGQFVCVLARTDPAGGPRAFSLLLVDKRQLAPGSYRCLPAVRTVGIRGADISGIAFTDAEVPAGALVGAVGTGLETVLKCLQLTRSLCGPLSLGTGEHALRLAVRYSLDHVNPADGTPAAARPLTESYADLLVAEAVTLVGARSIHALTGELSVVSAAVKCFVPLTVEQLIATLGSALGAGVFLSRSTMHGAFQKLERDHHIMSIFDGNSFVNLNGLINQFPQLARGHRRRKADTDGLASTVDLQAPLPPADGGSLELLSRTGSSLVQSLPAALAELADLAERCAVPAVLGRYAEELREITEGLHTAMADHRPSARDVPPEAFDLARRWTQVFAAAACVHLWLRNRDAAADSPTAALWADGLWLEAGLARLLGRLRPGAVRDGSVFDRLSERLHQQYRDGELFSLLHCRTEETV; translated from the coding sequence GTGAAGTACCTGCCGCACGAGCTGATCGCGGACTTCGACCGCAGGCTCGGCGACCCGCACGATCCGCTCCAGGTGTTCTCCTTCGCCCGCTGCGCCGATCTGGACGAGCGCGAGGAGTTCCCCACCGAGATCTGCCGGACGCTGGACGAACGCGGACTGGCCCGCCACTACGTGCCCACCGGCCACGGCGGCCTGCTGCACAGCTACGAGGAGCTCGCCGCACTGCTGCGCACCGTCGCCCGCCGTGACCTGACCGTCGCGATCGCCCACGTCAGCACCTTCCTCGGCGCCGCCTCGGTCTGGCTCGCGGGCGACCCCGAGCAGGCCGACCGGCTCGCCGCGGAGATCCACGACGGCAGTGTGGTCTCGCTCGCGCTCACCGAGCAGCAGCACGGCAGCGACCTGCTGGCCAACGAGCTCGCCACCGCCGAGGGCGAGAGCTGGTACCGGATCAACGGCGAGAAGTGGCTGATCGGCAACGCCTCGCGCGGCCAGTTCGTCTGTGTGCTCGCCCGGACCGACCCGGCCGGCGGGCCGCGCGCCTTCAGCCTGCTGCTGGTCGACAAGCGACAGCTGGCGCCGGGCAGTTACCGCTGCCTGCCGGCGGTCCGCACGGTCGGCATCCGCGGCGCCGACATCAGCGGTATCGCCTTCACCGACGCCGAGGTCCCCGCCGGCGCGCTGGTCGGGGCGGTCGGCACCGGCCTGGAGACCGTCCTCAAGTGCCTCCAGCTGACCCGCAGTCTGTGCGGCCCGCTGTCGCTCGGCACCGGCGAGCACGCGCTGCGGCTCGCCGTCCGGTACAGCCTGGACCACGTCAACCCGGCGGACGGCACCCCGGCCGCGGCCCGCCCGCTCACCGAGTCCTACGCCGACCTGCTGGTCGCGGAGGCCGTCACCCTGGTCGGCGCCCGGTCGATCCACGCCCTCACCGGCGAGCTCTCCGTGGTGTCCGCCGCCGTCAAGTGCTTCGTCCCGCTCACCGTCGAGCAGCTGATCGCCACCCTCGGCTCGGCGCTGGGCGCCGGAGTGTTCCTCAGCCGCTCGACCATGCACGGCGCGTTCCAGAAGCTGGAGCGCGACCACCACATCATGAGCATCTTCGACGGCAACAGCTTCGTGAACCTCAACGGGCTGATCAACCAGTTCCCCCAGCTCGCCCGCGGCCACCGGCGGCGCAAGGCCGACACCGACGGCCTCGCCAGCACCGTCGACCTGCAGGCCCCCCTGCCGCCCGCCGACGGCGGCTCGCTCGAACTGCTCTCCCGCACCGGCAGCAGCCTGGTACAGAGCCTGCCGGCCGCGCTCGCCGAACTGGCCGACCTGGCCGAGCGGTGCGCCGTACCGGCGGTGCTCGGCCGGTACGCCGAGGAACTGCGCGAGATCACCGAGGGCCTGCACACGGCGATGGCCGACCACCGCCCCTCCGCCCGGGACGTCCCGCCCGAGGCCTTCGACCTGGCCCGGCGGTGGACCCAGGTGTTCGCGGCCGCCGCCTGCGTCCACCTGTGGCTGCGCAACCGGGACGCGGCCGCGGACTCGCCCACCGCCGCGCTGTGGGCCGACGGCCTGTGGCTGGAGGCCGGCCTGGCCCGGCTGCTCGGACGGCTCCGGCCCGGAGCCGTCCGGGACGGATCGGTCTTCGACCGCCTCTCCGAGAGGCTCCACCAGCAGTACCGGGACGGCGAACTGTTCTCGCTGCTGCACTGCCGGACGGAGGAGACGGTATGA
- a CDS encoding fatty acyl-AMP ligase: protein MSDLIQSTARHAREIPGNEAVVLVTGYGKDAVTRTLGYAQLVQDAQSVAAELRRHCEPGDRVLLLFPTGLEFVKGFLGCLYAGLAPVPVPLPGRGSSQRRRTTGVLQDCEATAVLTDRATLPEVAEWLEQEEQSQVRCLVTETVPQVEPDRYVWPEADPEQLAFLQYTSGSTSDPKGVMVGHGNLAHNFGELRALLGLRAGDTVCSWLPLFHDMGLIAALLLPLHYGLRTVLMPPTDFVRRPYAWLELIHTYRATHSYAPNFGYNLAARSVTEDHLARLDLSSWRCAANGAEPVHARTMDLFAERLAPTGFRATAMRPSYGLAEATLGVTTTALDREPPVALVDPAELERNVFRPRPDGAPLVSCGSPVGIEVRIVDPSTRQVLADGEVGEIWLRGGSIAPGYWRKPEINEQVFDVATADGDRGHLRTGDLGVLHEGQLYVTGRIKDLLIVNGRNLYPHDIERESGELHPAFGGLSASVFSVPGGSSGEDLVVVQEVRPAKLAGTDLATLAGEVKLTLSRSLGVPVGNVVLLGPGKVQRTTSGKIQRSRMRQLFVAGELEPLHEDLGPRTRAQYRPAAVTEGGADA, encoded by the coding sequence ATGTCCGATCTGATCCAGTCGACGGCGCGGCACGCCCGCGAGATCCCCGGCAACGAGGCCGTCGTCCTCGTCACCGGCTACGGCAAGGACGCCGTCACCCGCACCCTCGGCTACGCCCAACTCGTCCAGGACGCCCAGTCGGTGGCCGCCGAACTGCGCCGGCACTGCGAACCGGGGGACAGGGTCCTGCTGCTCTTCCCCACCGGCCTGGAGTTCGTCAAGGGCTTCCTCGGCTGCCTCTACGCCGGCCTCGCCCCGGTGCCGGTCCCGCTGCCCGGGCGCGGCTCCAGCCAGCGCCGCCGCACCACCGGCGTCCTGCAGGACTGCGAGGCGACGGCGGTGCTGACCGACCGCGCCACCCTGCCCGAGGTCGCCGAGTGGCTGGAGCAGGAGGAGCAGTCCCAGGTCCGCTGCCTGGTCACCGAGACCGTGCCGCAGGTGGAGCCGGACCGCTACGTCTGGCCCGAGGCCGACCCCGAGCAGCTCGCCTTCCTGCAGTACACCTCCGGCTCGACCAGCGACCCCAAGGGCGTGATGGTCGGCCACGGCAACCTCGCGCACAACTTCGGTGAGCTGCGCGCCCTGCTCGGCCTGCGGGCCGGCGACACCGTCTGCAGCTGGCTGCCGCTCTTCCACGACATGGGCCTGATCGCCGCGCTGCTGCTGCCGCTCCACTACGGGCTGCGCACCGTGCTGATGCCGCCGACGGACTTCGTGCGCCGCCCGTACGCCTGGCTGGAGCTGATCCACACCTACCGGGCCACCCACAGCTACGCGCCGAACTTCGGCTACAACCTGGCCGCCCGGTCCGTCACCGAGGACCACCTCGCCCGCCTCGACCTGTCCTCCTGGCGCTGCGCCGCGAACGGCGCCGAGCCGGTGCACGCCCGGACCATGGACCTGTTCGCCGAGCGGCTCGCCCCGACCGGCTTCCGGGCCACCGCGATGCGACCCTCGTACGGCCTGGCGGAGGCCACCCTCGGGGTGACCACCACCGCCCTCGACCGCGAACCCCCGGTCGCCCTCGTCGACCCGGCCGAGCTGGAGCGCAACGTGTTCCGGCCGCGGCCGGACGGCGCACCGCTGGTCAGCTGCGGCTCCCCGGTGGGCATCGAGGTCCGGATCGTCGACCCGAGCACCCGTCAGGTGCTCGCGGACGGCGAGGTCGGCGAGATCTGGCTGCGCGGCGGATCGATCGCCCCGGGGTACTGGCGCAAGCCCGAGATCAACGAACAGGTCTTCGACGTGGCGACGGCCGACGGCGACCGCGGCCACTTGCGCACCGGCGATCTGGGCGTCCTGCACGAAGGCCAGCTCTACGTCACCGGCCGGATCAAGGACCTGCTGATCGTCAACGGCCGCAACCTCTACCCGCACGACATCGAACGGGAGAGCGGCGAGCTGCACCCGGCCTTCGGCGGGCTGTCCGCGAGCGTGTTCTCCGTCCCCGGGGGCAGCTCGGGCGAGGACCTGGTGGTGGTCCAGGAGGTCCGGCCGGCCAAGCTGGCCGGTACCGACCTGGCCACCCTCGCGGGGGAGGTCAAGCTCACCCTGAGCCGCAGCCTCGGCGTGCCCGTCGGCAATGTGGTGCTGCTGGGGCCCGGCAAGGTGCAGCGCACCACCAGTGGCAAGATCCAGCGCTCCCGGATGCGGCAGCTGTTCGTCGCCGGCGAACTGGAGCCGCTGCACGAGGACCTCGGCCCGCGGACCCGCGCGCAGTACCGGCCGGCCGCCGTCACCGAGGGCGGGGCGGACGCGTGA